The sequence below is a genomic window from Pleurocapsa sp. PCC 7327.
GTAGCGCTGGACGATTTCGGCTAGAACTCGCATCTGTTGGCTGGTGAGAATGCCATTGGGAGTCCGCATCCGCATCATGAATTTACCTGGGGTGACGGGACGGTAAAAAATCCCCATCCATTTGAGCCGATGTTCTAAGTCGGTTTTGTCCATGGCTTCCCAGCCAATTTGCGCAAAATGTTCCAGTTCGTCTTTTATTGCTAGTCCGTCTTTTTCTGCTTTAAATTTTTCAAATTTGTTCTGGGTTGCTGCTTCGTCTCGTCGGGGTGCTTGTACCACGGGATAATTCCTCCTTAAGTCCGGTCTGGATTGCTAGATTATTGAATTGACCGAAGTTTTTGCGATCGACGCCTATGAGGGCTTTACCAATATTTTGTTAAGATGTTTGACTCGGTAGCTGTATAGCTTTAAATATTGGAAAACATCTAAGATAGGATAGGTTTGCTATTAATTCATGTAAACATTTAATTAATTTTATCCGGGTAAATTTTGTAATGCTTGTAACGAAAAAGTTTATTTCATGAATAAGCTGCATTCTTAAAGTGCAATATGCGCATAGAAAGCATCCGCTCTCAAGTTCTGTACAATAATCCCGTTACAAAAACAGGAGGGGGATCCCTCCTGTTTTATGTATATTCTTTTGCCTACTAGATTCAGAAACAGGTCGGTTTAATCTTCTGTCGCTGCGATCGCCATTTCTTCGTCTAGAGCAGGAGGAATGTCTGCCTCGTCAACAACTTTTTCTTGCGCTTCAGCCAACAACTTCTGACGGTACTTCTCAGCCATTTCTTCGGCTTTCTCGAAGACTATTTGGCGATTTTTGAGCATATCGCCAGGTTCTGGTTCTAGCTGTTTGGTCGATAGCGAAATTCGCCCTCTGTTCGCATCTAGGTCGATGATCATCACTTTTAATTCATCGTTGACGTTAAAGACGCTGTGAGGCGTATCGATATGGTCGTGAGAAATTTCTGAGATATGCAGTAACCCACTGACCCCGCCAATGTCGATAAAGGCACCGTAGGGCTTGATTCCTCTCACCGTTCCCGTGACGACTTGACCGACTTCTAAACCGTGCATCTTGCGTTCTACTAAGGCGCGGCGATGGCTTAACACCAGTCGATTTCGTTCTTCATCAACTTCAAGAAATTTTAAGGGCAGTTCTTGACCGACCAAATCTTCTTTGGCTTCGCGGGCGCTGATATGAGAACCGGGAATGAATCCTCGCAATCCTTCAATTCTGACTAAAGCACCGCCACGATTGGTGGCAAAGACGTTGGCGCGTACTGTAGCGTCTTCTGCTTGCAGTTGACGCACCCTTTCCCATGCCCGCATATATTCGATGCGACGAATAGAAAGGGTTAACTGTCCGTCTTCATTTTCGTCGGTCAAGATAAAGAATTCCCGCGTCTCGTTTGGTTGCAAAACCTCTACAGGGTCGTCAACTCGATTGATTGACATTTCCTGAATAGGAATGAAGGCTGCTGTTTTTGCCCCAATATCAATCAGCGCCCCTTTAGGTTCCATACTAAACACCGTGCCCGGTACGATATCCCCAGGACTGAAGTGATAGTCATATTTGTCGAGAAGGGCGGCAAAATCTTCGTGGGTAAAACCGATCTCTTTAGTAGCTGTTTTTTTCTGACTGACCATGTACGTTTTTCAGTTATCTCCTTGTGTTGCTATGCCTCCTGTTGATGTACACTCACTTTAATTGCGTGCAGCCTACACCTAATATTATGTTGTACCTTTTACCCATTGGTTTGACAGGTTCTTCAGATAGTTCGCACAGTAACCTTTTTTTAATAATTCAGGTAGCCATCCCTCTTAAAAAGATTCATTTATTTATCTTAGCGGTTTTCGGCTGCATTAATTGGGTGCATATCAGAGCGAGGAATTTTATATTATATTCTTATTCTAAGAAGAAGTCACTATCGATGAAGAATCTTTTAAGTCTGACTCCTCTAGGACAGGCTCGTGCGAGTCTTTTGCGTCTTGCGTCACCTCCGCCGGACTTTGGAGCCGCTCCAAGGTCTTTACGAAATCCTTAATCCCCTTAAACTTGCCATATACGGAAGCAAAGCGAACATAAGCGACCTCGTTTTCGTGACGTAGGTATTGAAGAACTAACTGTCCGATTTCTTGACTGGTTACTTCTCGCTCGGAACGCTGCTGAAGTCGGGCTTCGATTTCATTGACGATCGCTTCGAGTCGTTCGAGAGGAATACCCGTTTTTTCACAAGCGCGGATTATCCCTCGCAAAAGCTTAGCACGCTCAAAATATTCTCGATGACCGTCTTGTTTGACCACTTTGATGGGAACGGATTCGACTCGTTCGTAAGTTGTGAATCGACCTTTACATCGCAAACATTCTCTACGTCGCCGAATACTTTGTCCCTCTTCTGTGGAACGCGATTCTAAAACTCGGCTATCGGTGTGCTGGCAATAAGGACATAACATGAGCTTGTTTGGGGTGGGTTGCCATCCGCAAAGCGATGACTTAGGAAATCGCTTGCTATATATTTTTCAAGCAAGAAAACAAAAAGCCGAGCCGTTGCCTATTTTCTCTCAAAAGTGAGAAATAGATAGTAGCGGCTCAAGAAGGTTATGTAATATTAAAATGTTATGCAGGTTAGTAATCTGGGACTATTTTTCGATGCGAGGGGGTTCCCGAAACGCGATCGCAAAGAAGATCACCGCGAGTGCCATGGCGACGACTAAGATATAAGCAACGCTTTCCATATCAAGACTTCCTAAAAATGCTTTAGTTAATAGTGTATCAAAAAGTTGCCTGGCGTGAATTTAGAATTAGTAGAGACGTTCTCTGGAACGTCTCTATTCTTCTAAAGGGTTGGTACGAAATGATAGGGACTCGTTAATTTATCTAACTGCTGCACCAACAAACTCAGGAATAATCCCACGTCAGTCACAATGCCGATAGACTCGACCGAACCGCGATCGCTCAGTTTCGTTACCACAGCTGGGTTAATGTCTACGCAGACCATCTTCACGCCAGCGGGGGTCATATTGCCAACCCCTATCGAGTGCAACATGCTTGAGAGCATGAGAATCATTTCCGCCCCTTGCAGCAGTCGCGCGTATTCTGCTTGCGCTTTAATTAAATCCATTTCCGTATCGGGAAGGGGACCATCGTCGCGAATCGATCCTGCCAAACAGAAAGGAACGTTATTCTTGACGCATTCGTACATGACCCCTTTAGTCAGAACGCCCTGCTCGACTGCTTTGGCGATGCTGCCGCAACGACGGATAGTATTGATAACTTTGAGGTGATGGCGATGTCCGCCGCGTACCGGCACGCCCCGTTGCATATCCACGCCGAGAGAAGTACCCATCATCGCTTGTTCGATATCGTGAACCGCGATCGCATTTCCTCCTAGGAGAACGTGGACGTATCCTTCGCGGATTAAGCGAGAGAGATGCTGAGCGCCTCCGGTATGAATGACCACCGGACCCGCCGTAACCACTACTTTCCCGCCGCGATCGCGAATTTTGCGCAGTTCCCAGGCAATTTGTTCGACGACCAATTCGACGCGGCGTTCGCTGGAAACCCCTCCCGACATAAAGGCAAATTCCTGGTGGCTATTGCGTTGTTCGCGCGATTCGGGTTTGCGAGGATTGCGAATCCCTTCTACTCCGACGATAACGCGATCGCCGACTTTAAGATCCCGTAGGAGCTTACAACGAGCGGTCAGACCATCAGGGGTTGGCTCTACGACGATTGCGGCATCCATGCGCTGCTTTTGTACTTTCACCCACTCGCAATTGACGCGCACTTCGGTAGGATAGATAGTCGTGACGTAGAAGTCATCGGGTGCGACTCCATCTTGGGTAACGACTTCAGTATTAACGTCGCAAACTTCTTGAGGCGGGGCGACGGCACCGATTTCGATCAACTGGGTCATGATGTCTTCCATGATCTCATGGGAAGGCGCCGAGACTCTGACTTCTGCCGAAGAGGTGCTCTGTCGTTCTATGCCGAGATTAAAATTGAGAACCTTAAAACTGCCGCCATTTTCGACCACTAAATCGAGGGCTTGGTTCATGATCCCTGCATCGAGGAGATGTCCTTCGAGCCTAATAATGCGGCTCTCGACGGGTTCGTTGGCATGAACGTAATCGAGAACGGGTTCGGTGACGCGCAAGGTTAAGCACTTTGCCGCACCGCCTGCTTTGAGAAATTCTGTCAGGGGTGTTTCTATCACCTCAAACCCAATCTCGGTAAGCCTTTGTTTGAGACTGTCGCTCGCCTTGTTCAGGACGATGGTTGAGTTAATATTGACCGCATTGCAGGCGAAATTGACCGCATCGGGTTCGTCGATCGCGATTCGCTTCTCTGCTGGGACGCGCAGTTCGATTAGGCGATTGGAGTAGGAATCAAATGCAGGAGGATAGTAGAGCAAATAGCCGCCCGTCAGGGGACAGAAACAAGTATCCAAGTGATAGAAGCGTTCGTCTACCAAACGCAGAGACAATACCTCAATATCTAGCCATTTAGCGAGGTAAGGATGGGAATCGAGTTCGGTCCGAAAGCCGTATCCCGCCCACAACCAACGTCCTTCGCGATCGAATAGGGCATCTCCGGCTCCTTCAAAGGGCAAGTCTTGAGGAAGTTCGTAAACCGCAAAGCCATTTTCCTCAAACCACTGTTTGAAGTAAGGTTCTTCCCCTTGGCGTTCTTTGTGCAAAAAGCGGCTGAGGACGACGTTATTGCCCAAAACCAGTCCAGCATTAGCAGTGAATACCATGTCGGGCCAACCCTTTTGAGGAGGCACTAGCTCGACGATCGCTCGATCTTTGATAACGCGATAGAGTTTTTGCCACTGCTCGACGGCGCGATCGCGCGAGGATTTGTGAATGTTGCCCTCCATCCACGGATTGATGACGTAATCTACGTCGTAGTGGTCGGGGGCACACATCAGGAAGCGAATTGTTTCTGCCATAATCAATAATTGATAAACCTCTCAAGAACTTTAAATAGCTCAGTCTGCTCTAGTGACTTTCAAGCTTATTTCTAGAAACGTTTGCGCTAACCAGAAAATTCGATTTGACAAACCAATCTTTCATTATAGGCGATGAATTTGCCTTCGGGCAAAGCTAAGCTTTGGCTGGGGGTTCGAGCGCACGATAAGCCAAAATTGCGATCGCCGCCCATGCAGGTCTATCTTGAAAAAGATTTCAGGATCGAAAGAGAGAGTCACAATAGAAATAAAGTCCGCACTTTGAATTTTAGGAAGAAGGGACTATGACTACTACTCTATCTGCTCCTGGCTCTATTGAATCTTGGCTGGGAAACGAAGCAGAAAGTTTATTGACCTATAAAGCAAAGATTCCTCAATCGCTGTTGCACCTGCCCGGACCTGATTTTATCGACAGAATCTTGGCTAGTAGCGATCGCAATCCCCAAGTTCTCCGCAGCCTTCAGCAAATCTACTCGACAGGACGACTTGCCAACACGGGCTATATTTCTATTCTGCCCGTCGATCAGGGCATCGAACATTCCGCCGCCGCTTCTTTTGCCCCCAATCCGATCTACTTCGATCCAGAAAATATTATCAAACTCGCGATCGAAGGCGGTTGCAACGCGGTAGCGACAACTTTAGGAGTTTTAGGGATGATGTCGCGCAAATACGCCCACCGCATCCCCTTTATCGTCAAACTCAATCACAACGAACTGTTGACTTATCCCAACCCCTCCGATCAGATTTTGTTCGCCAGCGTCGAACAAGCTTGGAATCTGGGTGCTGTAGCAGTTGGGGCAACAATTTATTTTGGTTCGCCAGAATCGAGCCGTCAAATTCAGGAAGTCAGCAAAGCTTTTGCCCGCGCCCACGAACTGGGCATGGTAACGATTCTCTGGTGCTACCTGCGTAACGATGTTTTTAAACAAGATAAAGATTACCATGTCGCTGCCGACTTAACGGGTCAAGCCAATCACATGGGAGTCACCATTGAAGCAGATCTCATCAAGCAAAAACTGCCAGAAAATAATCGGGGTTACGAAGCCGTTGCCAAAGCAACCGGCAGAAAATACGGCAGAACCGACGAGCGAGTCTATAGCGAACTCACTAGCGACCATCCCATCGATCTGACTCGCTATCAAGTTCTCAACTGCTATTGCGGTCGCAGCGGTTTGATCAATTCCGGCGGCGCATCCGGGAAAAATGACTTTGCCGAAGCCGTTCGCACTGCAGTAATTAACAAACGGGCGGGGGGTTGCGGATTGATATCCGGTCGCAAAACCTTCCAGCGTCCTTTTGAGGAAGGAGTTAAGTTATTCCATGCGATTCAAGATGTCTATCTCTCTCCAGAAGTAACGATTGCATAAACTATACGGGATTGGGCAATTAGATCCCGATCCCTGAATCTCAAAAATCTAAGATTATCCAATCCTTCCACTAACATATTCTCTGGTTTGCTTGTGGGAAGGATCGGAAAACATTATCGAGGTCTTGTTAAACTCCAGCATTTCGCCTAGATACATAAATGCCGTGAAGTCAGATAATCTGGCTGCCTGCTGCATGCTGTGAGTAACGATCGCAATGGTCACTCGTTTTTTTAGTTCGCTTACCAGTTCTTCAATACTAGAAGTTGCGATCGGATCCAGAGCAGAGGTCGGTTCGTCGAAAAGAATCATTTCGGGATCGGTCACTAAAGCGCGAGCAATGCACAAACGCTGCTGCTGACCCCCAGATAAATTATAAGCCGATTCGTGCAAGCGATCTTTCACCTCATCCCATAAAGCAGCTTCTTTGAGAGAATCTTCAACTTTTTCATCAATCAGACTGCGCTTCTTTTCGCCTCGAACTCGCAAACCATAGGCAACATTTTCATAGATAGATTTAGGAAAAGGATTGGGTTTTTGAAATACCATACTGACTCGCATGCGGACTTCTATTGGATCGACCTGACGACCCAGGATATTGATAGAGTCAATGAGGATTTCTCCTTCGTAGCGATTGCCGGGGTAAAGGTCGTGCATGCGATTGAAACATCGCAGCAAAGTGGTTTTACCGCACCCAGACGGACCGATCAAAGCCGTTACTTGTTTTTCTGGTATAGCCAAATTGATGTTTTTTAAGGCATGAAATGAACCATAGTAAAAATTGAGGTTAGTCACCTTAGCTTTGGGTTCGAGCGCAACTAAATTAGATTGTTGCTCGCTGTTTTTTTCTACCATTTGATACCTTGACGAAAACGATAGCGAAGATAAATAGCCAGACCGTTCATGCCAAGCGTCATGAGAGTCAGCACGGTACCTGCGGCTGCCGCGTTTAACTGAAAGGCGGGTTCGGGACGAGATACCCAGTTAAACATTTGAATGGGCATGACGGTAAAAGGCGCTTGCAGCCAGGCAAAAGAAAGATAGGGGAATTCGCTTTTAAAAGGAGGATCTGGCAAAAAAGCAATGAAGGTCAGCGCACCAATAGTTATCACGGGAGCAGTTTCTCCAATTGCCCGCGATAAACCTATGATTATGCCCGTAAGAATACTCCCAAACGAGTAAGGGAGAGTGTGATCCCAGACCATTTGCCATTTACTGGCTCCCACTGCATAGGCAGCTTCTCGCAGACTATTGGGAATAGCGCGAATTGCCTCGCGGGTTGTGACAATCACAACGGGCAGAATTAACAAGGCTAGCGTTAATCCTGCCGCCAGAATGCTCTCCCCCAAATTAAATTGATAGACAAACACGCCAAGGGCTAACAACCCGTAGACAATCGAGGGAACGCCAGCGAGATTGGTGACGTTAATTTCAATAATGTCGGTAATCCAGTTTTTGCGAGCGTATTCCTCTAAATAAATCCCCGAAGCAATGCCTAAAGGAATTGCTGCTATGGCAGTGACCAGCATCACTAAACTCGTTCCTACCCAAGCTGAGAGAATACCAGATTCTTCTGGACGGCGACTGGGAAAAGAAATAAAAAATTGTGGCGTCAGGCGCGATGCACCATCAATAGCCATTTGGATCGTCAGTCCTAGTAGGATTAAAATTGACACCAAAATTGTCGTCAAACCGATGATGGCAAAAATAGTATTAACTAACTGACGACGATTAATATCCGCTCGAATTTGCTCTAAATTTCCTATTGACATAGTCACTGTTTTCAGAACTCGGAATTTTAATAAATTTCTCGATAGCGCTTGGCGAGAAAATGTCCGATGATATTTAAGACCAAAGTCATCAACACCAAAGTCAGCCCAGAGGCAAAAATGGTTTGATACTCTAGACTACCGTGAGGCAAATCCCCAAGACTTACCTGTACTATATAAGCTGTGATGGTGGCAGCTTGATCGAAAGGGTTCCAGGTGAGATTGGGCTGAAGTCCGGCAGCAATGGCAACGATCATAGTTTCGCCGACAGCGCGGGAAATTCCCAAGATGTAAGCAGCACTAATCCCAGAAATTGCTGCCGGAAAAATGACTTGCAAGGCGGTTTGTAGGCGAGTTGCTCCCATTGCATAGGAGCCTTCCCGCAATTTTAAAGGAACAGCTCGCATTGCATCTTCGCTAATAGAACTAATCAAGGGAACGATCATTAACCCCATCACTAGCCCAGCGCTTAACATATTAAACCCAGGTAGGTCTGGAAAAATCTTCTGCAATAGCGGCGTAACAAACAGAAGAGCAAAATAACCATAAACGACGGTGGGAATAGCTGCTAATAACTCTAAGGCAGGTTTGATGGTTTCGCGCAATCGAGAAGGAGCAAATTCGCTTAAGTAAATCGCCGCAATTGTCCCTAACGGAATGGCGACTATCATCGCAACCGCTGATGTTACCAACGTTCCTGATAGCAATGGCAGAATTCCGTAATGGGGATCCGCAAATAGCGGACTCCATTGAGTATCTGTGAGAAATTCCGTTATGGGAATTTTTTTAAAGAAGTTGACGGATTCACCGATGAGAACGTCGAGAATTCCAAAGGTCGTAGCAATCGAGGAAAAGGCTGCCAAAAACAAGATCGATTCAATTGCCCCTTCTCGCACATTCCTTACCAGCTTGCGATAGCTTCTCTGTGCCTTATCTAGGTATAGCTGTTTTTCAGTCATAAAATTATTCGCCAATAAAAACCATGAGGTATCAGAGTAATGAGGACGGAAAAATAATTGATTTCTCCGTCCTTTTTCTTAATCTTCAAATAATATTGATTATTATCTGGCTTCTAGTCGAAGAAGGTCTTCAATTCTGACTCCTACTGTTTCCCGTCCAACAAAGACGCTACCCATCTTGTTGTTTTTGAAGTTGTTCATGGCTAATTGATAGGCTTGTGCTGGCAGAGGAACATAGCCAACTTCTTGAGCCAACTTGCCAACGTTGGTGAGATAATACTCGACAAACTGCTTCACTTCAGGTCGTTGAACCGCTTTTGAACTGACATAAATAAATAGGGGTCGAGACAAGGGTTGGTAGGTTCCGTTTTGCACGGTTGAAATAGAAGGACTTACAGCTCCCTTGCCATTATCGATCGCAACCGCCTTCAACTTGTCTTTGTTACCTTCGTAGTATGCCATGCCAAAGTAGCCCAAAGCGTTTTTATCGCGGGCAACCCCTTGGACGAGGACGTTGTCATCTTCACTTGGGGTATAGTCAGTTCGACTTGCTCCCTCTTTGCCAACAATAGCGTCTGTGAAGTAGTCAAATGTACCGGAGTCTGCACCCGGCCCAAATAATTTTATAGGGGCATTGGGCCAATTCGAGCGCACTTGATTCCAAGTTTTGATTTTTCCTTGAGCGCTTGGCTCCCAAATTTTCTTGATCTCGGCTACGCTCATGCTAGTTACCCAGTTGTTTTGTTTGTTAACAACGACGGTTAGAGCATCGTAGGCAACTGGTAGTTCGATATAGTTAATACCAGCCGCTTTACATGCCTGTATCTCTTCATCCTTGATTGGTCGGGAGGCGTTAGAGATATCTGTCTGCCCGGAACAAAACTTTTTGAATCCGCCACCCGTTCCAGAAAGCCCCACAGTTACGCGGACAGCACCCTGTCTAGCTTTTTGGAAATCTTCGGCAACTGCCTCGGTGATGGGATAGACCGTGCTGGAACCATCAATTTTGATTGTTGGCTGATTTTGGGATTGAACCGCAGGCACTGTCACTACTAGAATAGCAGTGACGACTGCTAAGGCGATTGCCATCATCCAACGCTTGAATTTAAAATTTATTGTTTTTGTCTTCATGTTTTGTTTCGATAACAAAATTTATTTTGTCAAGTAGATATTAGCTGATTTTTTCTTTATTTTATTCAAAAATTTTTATTGTAATCATTAAGAGTTATTTAACAAAAGTTTAAGTAAAGTTTAATTGATTATCAAATTTGTCATAATGAATTTAGCCAGCTATCAAATGAAATAACTGCTATTTGTTTTATGAAATTAGAGTTTTTTTGAAAAAAAAGTTAAATCTGAAATCGAACCTTGAATTTGATTAGTAGCGAGATCTCTTTAATGGTTTTATTTTTATTTTCTCCGATCGAGAAATTGTCAGAAAAAGCAATAACTATTATTGTTTATTAGCGATCGCTAAAAATTCATAATTCATAAATAATAAAATCCATTAGCTTGAAAACATTAAAGCGATCGCGCTTAAATGCTTCGGAAAAAAATATCCGCCTTCTAAAAGACTAGAGGCGGATAGGCTAAATCTAGAAAATGATAATTTAATTGGCACTAACGGCTAGCAACCACAACGTCGAGCGGCTGGGAAGCGAAAACCTTTACTTCGCCTCGATCGCCTGCATCGGCGATTGCAGTGTCTCCATCTTTAATCCGACCGGAGAGGATAGCTTCAGCCAAACTATCTTCCAGCAGTCTCATAATGGCACGGCGCAGAGGTCGAGCGCCATAGCTGGGATTATATCCTTCTTGAACGACGAGCGCTTTAAACGCCTCGGTTACTTCTAAGGTAATATCTCGTTGTTCCTTCAATTGAGCCGCTACTTCCTTAAGCAAGATATCGGCAATTTGTTGCACTTCTGATTTCGTCAGTTGACGGAAGACGATGATATCGTCGAGACGGTTGAGAAACTCAGGACGGAAATATTGCTTGAGTTCGTCGTTGACTAAGCCGCGAATGCGATCGTAAGCTGCTTCAGCGCGGTCTTCAGCCATCTCAAAACCAAATCCGCTTCCTCCCTTTTCAATGACCTTAGAGCCGATATTCGAGGTCATGATGACGAGGGTGTTTTTGAAGTCTACCGTGCGTCCTTTGGCATCGGTCAGACGACCGTCATCCAAAAGCTGCAAGAGCATGTTAAAGACATCGGGATGAGCCTTTTCGATTTCATCGAAGAGGATGACCGTGTAAGGTTGACGGCGGACGGCTTCGGTGAGTTGTCCTCCCTCCTCGTAACCGATGTATCCCGGCGGCGAACCAATCAGCTTGGAAACGGTATGGGATTCCATGAATTCCGACATGTCGAGTCGAATCATAGAATCTGGGGAACCGAAGAGATAGGTCGCCAATGCTTTTGCCAGTTCGGTTTTGCCAACTCCAGTCGGTCCGGCAAAGATGAAACTCGCAATCGGTCGGTTGGGATCTTTCAAGCCTACTCTGGCGCGACGAATGGCACGAGAAACGGCTTCGATCGCTTGCTCTTGTCCGATGATGCGTTCGTGCAGCCTTGCTTCTAGATGCAATAACGAATGGGACTCCGATTCTGCGATCTTGGTAACAGGAATTCCCGTCCAAGAAGCGACGATTTGAGCGATTTCCTCTTCGTCTACCACGGGAACGAGCGATTGAGGGTTAATAACGGGAGCATCGAATTCTCCTTCATCCTTCCTTGTCCGTCCTCTGTTCCTAGAAAAATGTCTGAGATGGACGCGAGAACCCGCTTCGTCGATAAGGTCGATCGCTTTATCGGGAAGGAAGCGATCTGAGATATAGCGATCTGCCAGTTTAGCAGCGGCTTCGATCGCGCGATCGCTGAATTTAACTTTGTGGTGTTCTTCGTAGTTTTTCCGCAATCCGCGCAGAATTTCAATCGTTTCTTCGACGGAAGGTTCGCCGACCATAATCGGTTGAAAACGACGCTCTAGGGCAGGATCGCGCTCGATATGCTGGCGATATTCATCGAGAGTCGTCGTTCCCAAGCATTGCAATTCGCCTCTGGCAAGAGCGGGTTTGAGCATGTTAGCTGCATCCATTGCCCCACCCATTGCTCCAGCACCGACTAGGTTATGAATTTCGTCGATGACGAGGATAATATTTCCGGCTTTGCGGACTTCCTCGACAACGGCTTTGACGCGCTCTTCAAACTCGCCTCGGAAGCGGGTTCCGGCAAGCATTAACCCCATATCGAGGCTAATGACATGCTTGTCTTTGAGGATTTCGGGAACGTCTCCGTTGACGATGCGTTGAGCGAGTCCCTCCGCGATCGCGGTTTTTCCCACTCCCGGTTCGCCCACCAGAACGGGGTTATTCTTGGTACGGCGACCTAAGACTTGAATGGTCCGCTCGACTTCTTTAGTCCGTCCGACAACCGGATCGAGCAGGCCTTCGGCAGCGAGTTTGGTGAGATCGGTTCCGAACTCTTCCAAAGCAGCGCGTGGCTGCGATTGGCGACCAAAGATCGGGGGGTTTTCTTGCGCTCCCACGGCAGCGGTGACCTTTTCTCCGGCTTTTTTAATCAGTTCCGTCCGCAGTTTGGCGAGATCGATGCCTTGCCGAACGAGAACTTTTGCGGCTACCGTATCTGGAGCGGCAGCGATCGCTAGTAGAATATGCTCTGACCCAATTGATTTATCGCCTAAGTTACGAGCTTCCTGGAGCGCTTGCTCGAAAATGTGTTTGACTGTTGGGGTAAAGGGAATATTTGTAGGGCTGTATCCAGGACCTTTGCCCGTTAATTCTTCAATGATCCGTCGCGTGTCTAGAAGGTTAATACCCAGATCTTGCAGGACTGTTGCAGCGATCGCGGTTTCTTCGCCAATTAATCCCAACAGAAGATGCTCGCTGCCTACTAAGTTGTGCCCGGCACGACGAGCCTCTTCTTGAGCTAAGATAATGGCTTTGATGGCTTTTTCGTTGAAGTATTCAAACACGATCTGAGCACTCCGGGTTTGTAATGTTTCTTCATCTTTTCTCACTGTATCGTTCGAGCCGGGGCGATTGCAGTGAGGAAACCCGTAATCTTAGGCAGTGTTGTCCCTAAATAATTCCAGCACGCGGTATTGCACTCCCGTTTCAAAAATTCTGACTCCGCCGCCCTCTGCTACAGTCTGCCGCAGTGCTTCTGCATTGGTGACGGCTATCCCTGCTAGATAGTCCACCCCGAATCGAGCTAATTCTTCTAACCAGGGAACTGTCGGTCCCATCAATACGAGCTTAGCATCTTTGGCTAGCTCTGCCAGACGGGGAAAGGTTTTATTGACAATAGAAATTGCCGTCAAAAACACCCACTCCGATTCGGGTAGTAGATACTCCGATGCTGGTGCGGGGTAGTCTCGTGCGCTAGGTTGAAGTTCGATGACGCTCAGATTCATTTCTTGTTCGTAGCGTTCTAGTCCTGGATAGCGTCCGATTATCATTACTCGTTTGCCGCGAATGAGAGGTAAAAAATGCTCGAAAACAGCTAAATTAGCCGTTCCTTGCGGAGACAACGGCTGTGCTTTGGCAGGGAGGGGAGAGCGACTATTAATCGCTGCGTTAATCGCTGCCATTGCTACGGTAGCTTGATAGCTATCCCACGATCGCAACCAAGGCGCTAATTCGGCAATCGATCTATTGACTAAAGTCCCCGACCAAGGTAAGGTACGAGTTGTCGTTCCCGGACTCATGCACAAACCAATTGATTCGGTTTGGCAAAGCGTCCAGGTTAAGCCGATTAAAACTTCTCTAATTTGAGCATTCGTATTGCCGTAATCCAAGAGCAGATCGTAGATTTC
It includes:
- a CDS encoding ATP-dependent Clp protease ATP-binding subunit, which codes for MFEYFNEKAIKAIILAQEEARRAGHNLVGSEHLLLGLIGEETAIAATVLQDLGINLLDTRRIIEELTGKGPGYSPTNIPFTPTVKHIFEQALQEARNLGDKSIGSEHILLAIAAAPDTVAAKVLVRQGIDLAKLRTELIKKAGEKVTAAVGAQENPPIFGRQSQPRAALEEFGTDLTKLAAEGLLDPVVGRTKEVERTIQVLGRRTKNNPVLVGEPGVGKTAIAEGLAQRIVNGDVPEILKDKHVISLDMGLMLAGTRFRGEFEERVKAVVEEVRKAGNIILVIDEIHNLVGAGAMGGAMDAANMLKPALARGELQCLGTTTLDEYRQHIERDPALERRFQPIMVGEPSVEETIEILRGLRKNYEEHHKVKFSDRAIEAAAKLADRYISDRFLPDKAIDLIDEAGSRVHLRHFSRNRGRTRKDEGEFDAPVINPQSLVPVVDEEEIAQIVASWTGIPVTKIAESESHSLLHLEARLHERIIGQEQAIEAVSRAIRRARVGLKDPNRPIASFIFAGPTGVGKTELAKALATYLFGSPDSMIRLDMSEFMESHTVSKLIGSPPGYIGYEEGGQLTEAVRRQPYTVILFDEIEKAHPDVFNMLLQLLDDGRLTDAKGRTVDFKNTLVIMTSNIGSKVIEKGGSGFGFEMAEDRAEAAYDRIRGLVNDELKQYFRPEFLNRLDDIIVFRQLTKSEVQQIADILLKEVAAQLKEQRDITLEVTEAFKALVVQEGYNPSYGARPLRRAIMRLLEDSLAEAILSGRIKDGDTAIADAGDRGEVKVFASQPLDVVVASR
- the pstC gene encoding phosphate ABC transporter permease subunit PstC, with protein sequence MTEKQLYLDKAQRSYRKLVRNVREGAIESILFLAAFSSIATTFGILDVLIGESVNFFKKIPITEFLTDTQWSPLFADPHYGILPLLSGTLVTSAVAMIVAIPLGTIAAIYLSEFAPSRLRETIKPALELLAAIPTVVYGYFALLFVTPLLQKIFPDLPGFNMLSAGLVMGLMIVPLISSISEDAMRAVPLKLREGSYAMGATRLQTALQVIFPAAISGISAAYILGISRAVGETMIVAIAAGLQPNLTWNPFDQAATITAYIVQVSLGDLPHGSLEYQTIFASGLTLVLMTLVLNIIGHFLAKRYREIY
- the pstA gene encoding phosphate ABC transporter permease PstA, whose translation is MSIGNLEQIRADINRRQLVNTIFAIIGLTTILVSILILLGLTIQMAIDGASRLTPQFFISFPSRRPEESGILSAWVGTSLVMLVTAIAAIPLGIASGIYLEEYARKNWITDIIEINVTNLAGVPSIVYGLLALGVFVYQFNLGESILAAGLTLALLILPVVIVTTREAIRAIPNSLREAAYAVGASKWQMVWDHTLPYSFGSILTGIIIGLSRAIGETAPVITIGALTFIAFLPDPPFKSEFPYLSFAWLQAPFTVMPIQMFNWVSRPEPAFQLNAAAAGTVLTLMTLGMNGLAIYLRYRFRQGIKW
- a CDS encoding PstS family phosphate ABC transporter substrate-binding protein, with protein sequence MKTKTINFKFKRWMMAIALAVVTAILVVTVPAVQSQNQPTIKIDGSSTVYPITEAVAEDFQKARQGAVRVTVGLSGTGGGFKKFCSGQTDISNASRPIKDEEIQACKAAGINYIELPVAYDALTVVVNKQNNWVTSMSVAEIKKIWEPSAQGKIKTWNQVRSNWPNAPIKLFGPGADSGTFDYFTDAIVGKEGASRTDYTPSEDDNVLVQGVARDKNALGYFGMAYYEGNKDKLKAVAIDNGKGAVSPSISTVQNGTYQPLSRPLFIYVSSKAVQRPEVKQFVEYYLTNVGKLAQEVGYVPLPAQAYQLAMNNFKNNKMGSVFVGRETVGVRIEDLLRLEAR